A single Loxodonta africana isolate mLoxAfr1 chromosome 12, mLoxAfr1.hap2, whole genome shotgun sequence DNA region contains:
- the PRR14 gene encoding proline-rich protein 14 isoform X2, which yields MMASEAASLRFSPPRKTGTGDWAVPCGSEKKALGGWAGLGKVGFKGAGGGSRRRPGIRGRQRPQPGIPQGPPGAAASPMDLPGDSSPSGGPRLCRQPLTRGLWAAGSPKRPRLQPMGAPSPLEKASRRVLAVVLEDVMAAHMAPLVPQEDASTPRHHTNHWDSIHSQPPASPSQQSVWCPQARSPNPLRLCREPLSRVHWPPSTQRRRSRMSPVPEESSSQKVDRVPQPTLVVMLEDIAGPRSPAKGFVDETSNFTIPARRAEAMTMVHQPVSLPKDLEAPFQPSALPTGHSESPPPAPDPDLESPSTPPASSLLRPHLSPWGLAPLFRSVRSKLESFADIFLTPNKAPRPPPPAPPMKLELKIAISEAEQSGAPEGATSISPRPPIRQWRAQDHSPPALLPKPSLGRSHSCPNLGPPGPGACTWLPVPSHSNRPRPRRHTVGGGEMAQAPPPPRPCLRKEVFPLGGVGASPPLTTSCSSTASTSSFSEPADPRLGSPQRKEPRAPEDQVLSGPETKVGVQVRERYEVGARAHATLSPSALFLQTMGKVSRFRIRRTPARPQLNLTPMGLPRPVRLNKKEFSLEEIYTNKNYQSPTTRRTFETIFEEPRERNGTLIFTSSRKLRRAVEFRDSSLPRSRRPYRGVRAAAGRTLPPNLTPNPDVGPLLQQRLEELDALLLEEKEEEEMDGEQPHWT from the exons ATGATGGCCTCGGAGGCGGCTTCACTTCGTTTCTCACCACCCCGGAAGACGGGGACCGGCGATTGGGCGGTGCCCTGCGGCTCCGAAAAGAAGGCCCTAGGCGGTTGGGCAGGGTTAGGTAAGGTTGGTTTTAAAGGAGCCGGTGGTGGGAGCCGTCGAAGACCCGGGATCCGCGGGAGGCAGCG GCCGCAGCCTGGGATCCCTCAGGGACCCCCCGGAGCCGCCGCTTCCCCCATGGACTTGCCCGGGGACTCCAG CCCGTCTGGCGGGCCGCGTCTGTGCCGCCAGCCACTGACCCGAGGGTTATGGGCAGCCGGGAGCCCAAAACGGCCGAGGCTGCAGCCCATGGGGGCTCCTTCGCCCCTGGAAAAGGCCTCTCGACGAGTCCTGGCCGTGGTGCTGGAAGATGTCATGGCTGCCCACATG GCCCCTCTGGTGCCCCAAGAGGATGCTTCCACCCCTCGGCACCACACCAACCATTGGGATTCCATCCACAGCCAGCCACCTGCCTCACCATCCCAACAGTCTGTGTGGTGCCCACAGGCCAG GTCTCCCAACCCTCTGCGCTTGTGCCGAGAGCCCTTGAGCCGTGTCCACTGGCCCCCTTCAACCCAGAGGCGGCGATCAAGGATGAGCCCTGTTCCAGAGGAGTCCTCTTCACAAAAGGTGGACCGAGTCCCCCAGCCCACCCTGGTGGTGATGCTGGAAGACATTGCTGGCCCCAGATCCCCAGCTAAG GGTTTTGTCGATGAGACCTCCAACTTCACCATCCCAGCACGAAG AGCCGAGGCCATGACAATGGTTCACCAGCCAGTGTCTCTGCCCAAGGACCTGGAAGCCCCATTCCAGCCATCTGCCCTGCCTACAGGCCATTCAGAGAGCCCACCACCAG CCCCAGATCCTGACTTGGAGTCCCCATCAACCCCACCAGCGTCCAGCCTTTTACGTCCCCACCTCAGTCCTTGGGGCCTGGCCCCCCTCTTCCGTTCCGTCCGCTCCAAGTTGGAGAGTTTCGCTGACATCTTCCTCACACCCAACAAAGCCCCGCGGCCCCCACCCCCGGCACCTCCAATGAAGCTAGAGTTGAAGATTGCCATTTCAGAGGCGGAGCAGTCTGGGGCACCTGAGGGTGCCACGTCTATTAGTCCCAGGCCCCCTATCCGCCAGTGGCGGGCCCAGGACCACAGTCCCCCAGCATTGCTCCCTAAGCCCTCTCTGGGCCGAAGCCACTCCTGCCCCAATCTAGGGCCCCCTGGCCCAGGTGCCTGCACCTGGCTCCCCGTCCCATCCCATTCAAACCGGCCTCGACCCCGGCGGCACACTGTGGGTGGTGGAGAGATGGCCCAAGCCCCGCCACCTCCTCGGCCCTGTCTCCGGAAAGAGGTGTTTCCTCTCGGAGGTGTGGGAGCCTCCCCACCCCTCACCACATCTTGCTCGTCCACTGCATCCACTTCCTCCTTCTCCGAGCCTGCAGACCCCAG GTTGGGCTCACCCCAGAGGAAGGAGCCAAGGGCCCCAGAGGACCAGGTTCTTTCAGGCCCTGAGACCAAGGTGGGAGTACAGGTGAGGGAGAGGTACGAGGTAGGGGCCAGAGCCCACGCCACACTCTCACCCTCGGCCCTATTTCTGCAGACCATGGGAAAGGTTTCTCGATTTAGAATACGCAGGACACCGGCCCGGCCTCAACTCAACCTTACACCAATGGGGCTGCCTCGACCAGTCAG GTTGAACAAGAAGGAGTTCAGTTTGGAAGAAATTTACACCAATAAGAATTACCAATCGCCCACAACCAGGAG GACCTTTGAGACCATCTTTGAGGAACCCCGGGAACGCAATGGAACTCTGATCTTCACCAGCTCAAGGAAGCTCCGGCGGGCTGTAGAGTTTCGGGACAGCAGCCTTCCTCGCTCCCGGCGGCCCTACCGAGGGGTCCGTGCTGCAGCTGGCAGGACCCTTCCTCCCAACCTGACCCCAAACCCAGACGTGGGACCCCTACTGCAGCAGCGGCTGGAGGAGCTGGATGCCTTGCttttggaggagaaggaggaggaggaaatggatggGGAGCAGCCCCATTGGACCTAG
- the PRR14 gene encoding proline-rich protein 14 isoform X4, protein MMASEAASLRFSPPRKTGTGDWAVPCGSEKKALGGWAGLGKVGFKGAGGGSRRRPGIRGRQRPQPGIPQGPPGAAASPMDLPGDSSPSGGPRLCRQPLTRGLWAAGSPKRPRLQPMGAPSPLEKASRRVLAVVLEDVMAAHMAPLVPQEDASTPRHHTNHWDSIHSQPPASPSQQSVWCPQARSPNPLRLCREPLSRVHWPPSTQRRRSRMSPVPEESSSQKVDRVPQPTLVVMLEDIAGPRSPAKVPEHRGFVDETSNFTIPARRAEAMTMVHQPVSLPKDLEAPFQPSALPTGHSESPPPAPDPDLESPSTPPASSLLRPHLSPWGLAPLFRSVRSKLESFADIFLTPNKAPRPPPPAPPMKLELKIAISEAEQSGAPEGATSISPRPPIRQWRAQDHSPPALLPKPSLGRSHSCPNLGPPGPGACTWLPVPSHSNRPRPRRHTVGGGEMAQAPPPPRPCLRKEVFPLGGVGASPPLTTSCSSTASTSSFSEPADPRLGSPQRKEPRAPEDQVLSGPETKTMGKVSRFRIRRTPARPQLNLTPMGLPRPVRLNKKEFSLEEIYTNKNYQSPTTRRTFETIFEEPRERNGTLIFTSSRKLRRAVEFRDSSLPRSRRPYRGVRAAAGRTLPPNLTPNPDVGPLLQQRLEELDALLLEEKEEEEMDGEQPHWT, encoded by the exons ATGATGGCCTCGGAGGCGGCTTCACTTCGTTTCTCACCACCCCGGAAGACGGGGACCGGCGATTGGGCGGTGCCCTGCGGCTCCGAAAAGAAGGCCCTAGGCGGTTGGGCAGGGTTAGGTAAGGTTGGTTTTAAAGGAGCCGGTGGTGGGAGCCGTCGAAGACCCGGGATCCGCGGGAGGCAGCG GCCGCAGCCTGGGATCCCTCAGGGACCCCCCGGAGCCGCCGCTTCCCCCATGGACTTGCCCGGGGACTCCAG CCCGTCTGGCGGGCCGCGTCTGTGCCGCCAGCCACTGACCCGAGGGTTATGGGCAGCCGGGAGCCCAAAACGGCCGAGGCTGCAGCCCATGGGGGCTCCTTCGCCCCTGGAAAAGGCCTCTCGACGAGTCCTGGCCGTGGTGCTGGAAGATGTCATGGCTGCCCACATG GCCCCTCTGGTGCCCCAAGAGGATGCTTCCACCCCTCGGCACCACACCAACCATTGGGATTCCATCCACAGCCAGCCACCTGCCTCACCATCCCAACAGTCTGTGTGGTGCCCACAGGCCAG GTCTCCCAACCCTCTGCGCTTGTGCCGAGAGCCCTTGAGCCGTGTCCACTGGCCCCCTTCAACCCAGAGGCGGCGATCAAGGATGAGCCCTGTTCCAGAGGAGTCCTCTTCACAAAAGGTGGACCGAGTCCCCCAGCCCACCCTGGTGGTGATGCTGGAAGACATTGCTGGCCCCAGATCCCCAGCTAAGGTACCCGAACATCGG GGTTTTGTCGATGAGACCTCCAACTTCACCATCCCAGCACGAAG AGCCGAGGCCATGACAATGGTTCACCAGCCAGTGTCTCTGCCCAAGGACCTGGAAGCCCCATTCCAGCCATCTGCCCTGCCTACAGGCCATTCAGAGAGCCCACCACCAG CCCCAGATCCTGACTTGGAGTCCCCATCAACCCCACCAGCGTCCAGCCTTTTACGTCCCCACCTCAGTCCTTGGGGCCTGGCCCCCCTCTTCCGTTCCGTCCGCTCCAAGTTGGAGAGTTTCGCTGACATCTTCCTCACACCCAACAAAGCCCCGCGGCCCCCACCCCCGGCACCTCCAATGAAGCTAGAGTTGAAGATTGCCATTTCAGAGGCGGAGCAGTCTGGGGCACCTGAGGGTGCCACGTCTATTAGTCCCAGGCCCCCTATCCGCCAGTGGCGGGCCCAGGACCACAGTCCCCCAGCATTGCTCCCTAAGCCCTCTCTGGGCCGAAGCCACTCCTGCCCCAATCTAGGGCCCCCTGGCCCAGGTGCCTGCACCTGGCTCCCCGTCCCATCCCATTCAAACCGGCCTCGACCCCGGCGGCACACTGTGGGTGGTGGAGAGATGGCCCAAGCCCCGCCACCTCCTCGGCCCTGTCTCCGGAAAGAGGTGTTTCCTCTCGGAGGTGTGGGAGCCTCCCCACCCCTCACCACATCTTGCTCGTCCACTGCATCCACTTCCTCCTTCTCCGAGCCTGCAGACCCCAG GTTGGGCTCACCCCAGAGGAAGGAGCCAAGGGCCCCAGAGGACCAGGTTCTTTCAGGCCCTGAGACCAAG ACCATGGGAAAGGTTTCTCGATTTAGAATACGCAGGACACCGGCCCGGCCTCAACTCAACCTTACACCAATGGGGCTGCCTCGACCAGTCAG GTTGAACAAGAAGGAGTTCAGTTTGGAAGAAATTTACACCAATAAGAATTACCAATCGCCCACAACCAGGAG GACCTTTGAGACCATCTTTGAGGAACCCCGGGAACGCAATGGAACTCTGATCTTCACCAGCTCAAGGAAGCTCCGGCGGGCTGTAGAGTTTCGGGACAGCAGCCTTCCTCGCTCCCGGCGGCCCTACCGAGGGGTCCGTGCTGCAGCTGGCAGGACCCTTCCTCCCAACCTGACCCCAAACCCAGACGTGGGACCCCTACTGCAGCAGCGGCTGGAGGAGCTGGATGCCTTGCttttggaggagaaggaggaggaggaaatggatggGGAGCAGCCCCATTGGACCTAG
- the PRR14 gene encoding proline-rich protein 14 isoform X6: MDLPGDSSPSGGPRLCRQPLTRGLWAAGSPKRPRLQPMGAPSPLEKASRRVLAVVLEDVMAAHMAPLVPQEDASTPRHHTNHWDSIHSQPPASPSQQSVWCPQARSPNPLRLCREPLSRVHWPPSTQRRRSRMSPVPEESSSQKVDRVPQPTLVVMLEDIAGPRSPAKVPEHRGFVDETSNFTIPARRAEAMTMVHQPVSLPKDLEAPFQPSALPTGHSESPPPAPDPDLESPSTPPASSLLRPHLSPWGLAPLFRSVRSKLESFADIFLTPNKAPRPPPPAPPMKLELKIAISEAEQSGAPEGATSISPRPPIRQWRAQDHSPPALLPKPSLGRSHSCPNLGPPGPGACTWLPVPSHSNRPRPRRHTVGGGEMAQAPPPPRPCLRKEVFPLGGVGASPPLTTSCSSTASTSSFSEPADPRLGSPQRKEPRAPEDQVLSGPETKVGVQVRERYEVGARAHATLSPSALFLQTMGKVSRFRIRRTPARPQLNLTPMGLPRPVRLNKKEFSLEEIYTNKNYQSPTTRRTFETIFEEPRERNGTLIFTSSRKLRRAVEFRDSSLPRSRRPYRGVRAAAGRTLPPNLTPNPDVGPLLQQRLEELDALLLEEKEEEEMDGEQPHWT; the protein is encoded by the exons ATGGACTTGCCCGGGGACTCCAG CCCGTCTGGCGGGCCGCGTCTGTGCCGCCAGCCACTGACCCGAGGGTTATGGGCAGCCGGGAGCCCAAAACGGCCGAGGCTGCAGCCCATGGGGGCTCCTTCGCCCCTGGAAAAGGCCTCTCGACGAGTCCTGGCCGTGGTGCTGGAAGATGTCATGGCTGCCCACATG GCCCCTCTGGTGCCCCAAGAGGATGCTTCCACCCCTCGGCACCACACCAACCATTGGGATTCCATCCACAGCCAGCCACCTGCCTCACCATCCCAACAGTCTGTGTGGTGCCCACAGGCCAG GTCTCCCAACCCTCTGCGCTTGTGCCGAGAGCCCTTGAGCCGTGTCCACTGGCCCCCTTCAACCCAGAGGCGGCGATCAAGGATGAGCCCTGTTCCAGAGGAGTCCTCTTCACAAAAGGTGGACCGAGTCCCCCAGCCCACCCTGGTGGTGATGCTGGAAGACATTGCTGGCCCCAGATCCCCAGCTAAGGTACCCGAACATCGG GGTTTTGTCGATGAGACCTCCAACTTCACCATCCCAGCACGAAG AGCCGAGGCCATGACAATGGTTCACCAGCCAGTGTCTCTGCCCAAGGACCTGGAAGCCCCATTCCAGCCATCTGCCCTGCCTACAGGCCATTCAGAGAGCCCACCACCAG CCCCAGATCCTGACTTGGAGTCCCCATCAACCCCACCAGCGTCCAGCCTTTTACGTCCCCACCTCAGTCCTTGGGGCCTGGCCCCCCTCTTCCGTTCCGTCCGCTCCAAGTTGGAGAGTTTCGCTGACATCTTCCTCACACCCAACAAAGCCCCGCGGCCCCCACCCCCGGCACCTCCAATGAAGCTAGAGTTGAAGATTGCCATTTCAGAGGCGGAGCAGTCTGGGGCACCTGAGGGTGCCACGTCTATTAGTCCCAGGCCCCCTATCCGCCAGTGGCGGGCCCAGGACCACAGTCCCCCAGCATTGCTCCCTAAGCCCTCTCTGGGCCGAAGCCACTCCTGCCCCAATCTAGGGCCCCCTGGCCCAGGTGCCTGCACCTGGCTCCCCGTCCCATCCCATTCAAACCGGCCTCGACCCCGGCGGCACACTGTGGGTGGTGGAGAGATGGCCCAAGCCCCGCCACCTCCTCGGCCCTGTCTCCGGAAAGAGGTGTTTCCTCTCGGAGGTGTGGGAGCCTCCCCACCCCTCACCACATCTTGCTCGTCCACTGCATCCACTTCCTCCTTCTCCGAGCCTGCAGACCCCAG GTTGGGCTCACCCCAGAGGAAGGAGCCAAGGGCCCCAGAGGACCAGGTTCTTTCAGGCCCTGAGACCAAGGTGGGAGTACAGGTGAGGGAGAGGTACGAGGTAGGGGCCAGAGCCCACGCCACACTCTCACCCTCGGCCCTATTTCTGCAGACCATGGGAAAGGTTTCTCGATTTAGAATACGCAGGACACCGGCCCGGCCTCAACTCAACCTTACACCAATGGGGCTGCCTCGACCAGTCAG GTTGAACAAGAAGGAGTTCAGTTTGGAAGAAATTTACACCAATAAGAATTACCAATCGCCCACAACCAGGAG GACCTTTGAGACCATCTTTGAGGAACCCCGGGAACGCAATGGAACTCTGATCTTCACCAGCTCAAGGAAGCTCCGGCGGGCTGTAGAGTTTCGGGACAGCAGCCTTCCTCGCTCCCGGCGGCCCTACCGAGGGGTCCGTGCTGCAGCTGGCAGGACCCTTCCTCCCAACCTGACCCCAAACCCAGACGTGGGACCCCTACTGCAGCAGCGGCTGGAGGAGCTGGATGCCTTGCttttggaggagaaggaggaggaggaaatggatggGGAGCAGCCCCATTGGACCTAG